Proteins encoded within one genomic window of Jiangella mangrovi:
- a CDS encoding ABC transporter permease, translating to MSRTRRSQDLRVPAGLLIPAALGVAILVLPMVGLIVRAPWGDLPSILGSDEVLTALRLSLVTATVSTGVALVCGVPVAWLLARTDLPGRSVLRGLVTVPLVLPPVVGGVALLMVFGRRGLVGGWLYDTFGISLPFTTEAVVLAQVFVAMPFLIVAVEGALRTADRRYEDVAATLGASSWTTFRRVTLPGVAPGVLAGAVLCWARALGEFGATVTFAGSFPGTTRTLPLEAYVAINSGNSDVAIVLSLLMIAVSVTILVGLRDRWIGAA from the coding sequence GTGAGCCGCACCCGTCGCAGTCAGGACCTGCGGGTCCCGGCGGGGCTGCTGATCCCCGCGGCGCTCGGCGTCGCGATCCTGGTCCTGCCCATGGTGGGCCTGATCGTGCGCGCGCCATGGGGCGACCTCCCGTCGATCCTCGGATCCGACGAGGTCCTGACGGCGCTGCGGTTGTCGCTGGTCACGGCGACGGTGTCGACGGGGGTCGCGCTGGTGTGCGGCGTGCCGGTCGCCTGGCTGCTGGCCCGCACGGACCTGCCCGGACGGTCGGTCCTGCGCGGTCTGGTGACGGTGCCGCTGGTGCTGCCGCCGGTGGTGGGCGGCGTCGCGCTGCTCATGGTCTTCGGCCGGCGCGGGCTGGTCGGCGGCTGGCTCTACGACACGTTCGGGATCAGCCTGCCGTTCACCACCGAGGCGGTCGTGCTGGCGCAGGTCTTCGTCGCGATGCCGTTCCTCATCGTCGCCGTCGAGGGGGCGCTGCGCACGGCCGACCGCCGCTACGAGGACGTCGCCGCCACGCTCGGCGCCAGTTCGTGGACGACGTTCCGCCGGGTCACGCTGCCCGGGGTCGCGCCCGGCGTGCTGGCCGGCGCGGTGCTCTGCTGGGCGCGGGCGCTCGGCGAGTTCGGCGCCACGGTCACGTTCGCCGGCAGCTTCCCCGGGACCACCCGCACGCTGCCGTTGGAGGCCTACGTCGCCATCAACTCCGGCAACAGCGACGTCGCCATCGTGCTCAGCCTGCTGATGATCGCGGTGTCGGTGACCATCCTCGTCGGGCTGCGCGACCGCTGGATCGGTGCCGCATGA
- the modA gene encoding molybdate ABC transporter substrate-binding protein, with protein MSRRPRLGAIALAVTVAALLTACGGDDGDSSAAPSEDAATSETPAAEEAPSGTVTVLAAASLTESFETLADQLQDTYPELEIVYSFGPSSGLVEQVLAGAPADVLATADTKTMDQAVAGGVVDGEPEIFARNTLALAVPAGNPGNVTGLADLANPDLRIAICEPQVPCGGAAQRLLDAAGVTAAPDTLTTDVKEAASLVALGEADAALIYLTDAAAEGDAVETVDVPEADAVVNDYPVAVLSEAANAEGARAVLDAITGEPGRGILTEAGFLEP; from the coding sequence GTGAGCCGGCGCCCGCGCCTGGGCGCGATCGCTCTCGCCGTCACCGTGGCCGCTCTGCTCACCGCCTGCGGGGGCGACGACGGCGACAGCAGTGCGGCGCCGTCCGAGGACGCGGCCACCAGCGAGACCCCCGCTGCCGAGGAGGCGCCCAGCGGCACGGTCACCGTCCTGGCGGCGGCGTCGTTGACGGAGTCGTTCGAGACCCTCGCCGACCAGCTGCAGGACACCTACCCGGAGCTGGAGATCGTGTACTCCTTCGGCCCGTCCTCCGGGCTGGTCGAGCAGGTCCTGGCCGGCGCCCCGGCGGACGTGCTGGCCACCGCGGACACCAAGACCATGGACCAGGCGGTCGCGGGCGGGGTGGTCGACGGCGAGCCGGAGATCTTCGCCCGCAACACCCTCGCGCTGGCGGTGCCGGCCGGCAACCCCGGCAACGTGACCGGGCTGGCCGACCTCGCCAACCCGGACCTGCGCATCGCGATCTGCGAACCTCAGGTCCCCTGCGGCGGCGCGGCCCAGCGCCTCCTCGACGCGGCCGGGGTGACGGCGGCTCCGGACACCCTGACCACGGACGTCAAGGAGGCGGCGTCGCTGGTCGCGCTCGGTGAGGCCGACGCGGCGCTGATCTACCTGACCGACGCCGCGGCCGAGGGTGACGCCGTCGAGACCGTCGACGTCCCGGAAGCGGACGCCGTCGTCAACGACTACCCGGTCGCGGTGCTCTCCGAGGCAGCGAACGCCGAGGGCGCCCGGGCCGTGCTCGACGCCATCACCGGCGAGCCGGGCCGGGGCATCCTCACCGAGGCTGGTTTCCTGGAGCCGTGA
- a CDS encoding TOBE domain-containing protein has protein sequence MLSFVPQFRISDAARLLGVSDDSLRRWADGGRLRLDRDDAGRMVVDGAELARVARENVPDESALPTPRESARNHFPGIVISVKKDGVMAQVEIQAGPHRVVSLMSREAADELGLEVGVAAIASVKATTVVVDLPAGRA, from the coding sequence ATGCTGTCCTTTGTGCCGCAGTTTCGGATATCTGATGCGGCTCGCCTCTTGGGGGTGAGCGACGACTCGTTGCGACGGTGGGCCGACGGCGGGCGGCTGCGGCTCGACCGCGACGACGCCGGGCGCATGGTGGTCGACGGGGCGGAGCTGGCGCGGGTGGCGCGCGAGAACGTGCCCGACGAGTCCGCTCTTCCCACGCCGCGCGAGTCGGCGCGCAACCACTTTCCCGGCATCGTCATCTCGGTGAAGAAGGACGGAGTGATGGCTCAGGTGGAGATCCAGGCAGGTCCGCACCGCGTCGTGTCGCTGATGAGCCGCGAGGCCGCCGACGAGCTCGGGCTCGAGGTCGGCGTCGCCGCCATCGCGTCGGTCAAGGCGACCACTGTCGTCGTCGACCTGCCGGCGGGTCGGGCGTGA
- a CDS encoding DUF222 domain-containing protein, which produces MTADLVELVEGLAGLAPGPDLAAALAAVDLAGLPAGGLVAVAQARQRQLAHDEAALLRVFAELAARPQYQACTAPDDLAPGHAHRPVQAAGDEVSLALRWTPGRATSRVALALELLEDLPDTLTALDTGLIDADQARLIAERTRCLPSPALRRRVEQVVLPVAAARTRWVLDQTLRREVITADPAAAEERRATAALQRRVGRPEPASPGGDDAMATITLYGPAEDLTALWVAADAAARHTRTTGDPRTLDQLRFDLLTGLAWTALETGHLGCCNPTCTNPGTAASPATASPPTASPPDAGNEAPSHAEVAHAAGPVVLGQRRGRAATVHITVPITALAGADDAPGELDGYGPIPATTARRIAADATLRRLLTDPADGLLLEYGRTTYTPPADLAAHVVTRDRTCRLPTCHRPATEAEIDHIRPYAHGGTTDPDNTWALHGGHHKAKTWHGYRIVTDTTGTTWWITPAGLRYRVEPETIGTVLTTRPPAPATPAAKPPPTPNEEVAPF; this is translated from the coding sequence GTGACTGCTGATCTGGTTGAACTCGTCGAAGGCCTGGCGGGGCTGGCGCCAGGCCCGGACCTGGCCGCCGCGCTCGCGGCGGTGGATCTCGCGGGGTTGCCCGCCGGTGGGCTGGTCGCGGTCGCGCAGGCCCGGCAACGCCAACTCGCCCACGACGAGGCCGCCCTGCTGCGCGTGTTCGCCGAACTGGCCGCCCGCCCGCAGTACCAGGCCTGCACCGCCCCGGACGACCTCGCCCCCGGGCATGCACACCGCCCGGTCCAGGCCGCCGGCGACGAGGTGTCCCTGGCGCTGCGCTGGACCCCGGGCCGCGCCACCAGCCGGGTCGCGCTCGCTCTCGAACTCCTCGAAGACCTCCCCGACACCCTCACCGCGCTCGACACCGGCCTCATCGACGCCGACCAGGCACGCCTCATCGCCGAACGCACCCGCTGCCTCCCCTCACCGGCGCTGCGCCGCCGGGTCGAGCAGGTCGTACTGCCGGTTGCCGCGGCGCGGACCCGGTGGGTGCTCGACCAGACCCTGCGCCGCGAGGTCATCACCGCCGACCCCGCCGCCGCCGAGGAACGCCGCGCCACGGCCGCCCTCCAGCGCCGGGTCGGGCGCCCCGAACCCGCCAGCCCGGGCGGCGACGACGCCATGGCCACCATCACCCTCTACGGCCCGGCCGAAGACCTCACCGCGCTCTGGGTCGCCGCCGACGCCGCCGCCCGCCACACCCGCACCACCGGCGACCCCCGCACCCTGGATCAGCTGCGCTTCGACCTACTCACCGGGCTGGCCTGGACCGCCCTCGAGACCGGCCACCTCGGCTGCTGCAACCCCACCTGCACCAACCCCGGCACCGCCGCCAGCCCTGCCACCGCCAGCCCGCCCACCGCCAGCCCGCCCGACGCCGGCAACGAGGCACCCTCACACGCCGAGGTCGCCCACGCGGCGGGGCCGGTGGTCCTCGGGCAGCGCCGGGGCCGGGCCGCGACCGTGCACATCACCGTCCCGATCACCGCACTGGCCGGCGCCGACGATGCACCGGGCGAGCTCGACGGATACGGCCCCATCCCCGCCACCACCGCCCGCCGCATCGCCGCCGACGCCACCCTGCGGCGGCTGCTCACCGACCCCGCCGACGGGCTCCTCCTCGAATACGGCCGCACCACCTACACCCCACCCGCCGACCTCGCCGCCCACGTCGTCACCCGCGACCGCACCTGCCGCTTGCCCACCTGCCACCGCCCCGCCACCGAAGCCGAGATCGACCACATCCGCCCCTACGCCCACGGCGGCACCACCGACCCCGACAACACCTGGGCGCTGCACGGCGGGCACCACAAGGCCAAGACCTGGCACGGCTACCGCATCGTCACCGACACCACCGGCACCACCTGGTGGATCACCCCCGCCGGACTCCGCTACCGCGTCGAACCCGAGACCATCGGCACCGTACTCACCACCCGACCCCCGGCACCCGCCACCCCGGCCGCCAAGCCTCCGCCGACGCCGAACGAGGAGGTGGCGCCGTTCTGA